The Thermodesulfovibrionales bacterium genomic sequence TCTTCGCAGGTGCCGACGAGATTGCGGAGATCGCGTACCTGACGCTTCAGGAGACGAAATTGAAGCTTCAGGGCGTGGTGGGCGAGGAACTGTCGGGAGCGAGTTTTTTTGGACGTGAGATAAAACCCATGGACGCCGTGGGGGGGATGGAGTATGACTTCGTCCTCGTTGCATCGTATCTTAGGAGAAACGAAATTTTTCAAGGGTTGCTAAGAAACGGGGTGAAGAGAGAAGAGATAAAGGTGATCTTTCCGCTATGAACCAAACGTGGACCAAATACCTGCCAACTTTCATCCAGCAGAAGCTGGAGGGGCGCCACGTACTGCAAAGGGCTCTCGGCAATACTGGATGGCTGTTTGCCGACCAGATCGTCCGGATGGGAGTTGGGCTCTTTGTCGGAGTCTGGGTGGCGCGCTATTTGGGGCCGGAGCGATATGGCCTTTTCAGTTATTCTGTTGCCTTTGTAACGTTATTCTCAGCTCTTGCGTCTTTAGGACTGAACGATATCGCGGTGCGGAACCTGGTCAGAACACCTGCATTGAAAAACGAGATCATCGGCACCACGTTCTTGCTCAGGATAATGAGCGCGCTTATGGTATTCGGACTGACCATGGCGGGAATTTTTATTGTTCGTCCCGCCGATACGCTGACGCATTGGCTTGTGGGAATCATAGCCGCAGGATCTATTTTCCAGGCCTTTGATGCCATCAATTTCTGGTTCCAGTCGCAAGTCTCTTCAAAGTACACTGTCTTTGCCACAAACTCTGCATTTCTCTTGGTCTCAGCGGTCAAGATAGTGCTGATTTTGAGAAATGCGCCGCTCGTTGCCTTTGCCTGGGCGGCACTGACAGAGATAGCCGTTGGCGCAGCCGGATTGGTGATCGCGTACAGGGTCACCGGGCACCGTCTGAAGGATTGGCACGCCAGCCTGACCATGGCGGCAACGCTGCTTAAGGACAGCTGGCCCTTGATATTTTCTGGGATAGTAAGCATGATTTATCTGCGTATCGACCAGGTCATGCTGGGCCAGATGAGGGGGAGCGCAGAGGTAGGTATTTATTCTGCGGCGGTGCGACTTGCTGAGGTCTGGTATTTTATTCCGATGGCGATCTATTCATCCGTGCTGCCTGGCATCGTTGAAGCCAAAGCGATCAGCGAGGATTTGTTTTACTCTCACCTGCAGAAGCTTTATAATCTGATGGCCATGATCGCCTATCTTATTGCGATACCGGTGACTTTCCTCGCGGGTTGGGTCGTGGCTGTTCTGTTTGGCCCCTCATATACGAAAGCAGGCCCGATGCTTGCTGTTTTAATATGGGCAGGGCTGTTTGTAAACCTTGGGGTTGCCCGCAGTGCATTCCTTAATACTATGAACTGGACCAAGGTCCATTTCATAACTGTTTTTCTGGGGAG encodes the following:
- a CDS encoding flippase is translated as MNQTWTKYLPTFIQQKLEGRHVLQRALGNTGWLFADQIVRMGVGLFVGVWVARYLGPERYGLFSYSVAFVTLFSALASLGLNDIAVRNLVRTPALKNEIIGTTFLLRIMSALMVFGLTMAGIFIVRPADTLTHWLVGIIAAGSIFQAFDAINFWFQSQVSSKYTVFATNSAFLLVSAVKIVLILRNAPLVAFAWAALTEIAVGAAGLVIAYRVTGHRLKDWHASLTMAATLLKDSWPLIFSGIVSMIYLRIDQVMLGQMRGSAEVGIYSAAVRLAEVWYFIPMAIYSSVLPGIVEAKAISEDLFYSHLQKLYNLMAMIAYLIAIPVTFLAGWVVAVLFGPSYTKAGPMLAVLIWAGLFVNLGVARSAFLNTMNWTKVHFITVFLGSVTNVVLNLVLIPRYGGMGASIASCIAYWVAAHGACFVYRPLHRTGYMMTKAILYPKAW